The window CATAAGCCATCCTAGACTACTAAAGCCAAGTACAAGCCATTTACTTGGTACAGATGAAATAGGTCATGATATTTTTTCTCTCTTAATATATGGCTTTAGAATAACGATTCTTACGACTATTGTATCAGGATTTTTCACTACACTTATAGGAACTTCTCTTGCATATATATCTGCCTACTATGGAGGAATTATTAAAACTGCTATTTCTGAAATAGCAAACCTGTTCGTAATAGTTCCTGAAATTGTAATGATTATGTTTTTTTCTTCATTAGCAAGGCCTAAACTAATCTATACCATTATGGCAATTGTATTTTTCTCATGGCCTAAAGTATATAAAATAGCACTTTTTAAAATTATGAACTATATGGAAAAGAGTAAAGTCAAATACACATTATTAATAAAAGGGAATTGGTTTGATGTATTAAAGAAGTTGCTTCCTGATATTTTACCAGTGATGTCTACCTTCTTTGTCCTTCAATGTAATAAGGCTGTTATGTATGAGGCATCTCTCTCCTTTTTTGGTATAGGAGATCCGCTTAAGAAAACATGGGGAAAACTCATAAGAGCGGCACTAGATTATGACGAATTATACTATGATAGTACATTCTTATGGTACTTGATTCCACCAGTTTTGTGCTTAATACTATTTGTTATATCTCTTACACTTCTCTCAAGTGAAAATAAGGAACTTTAGAGGTGTTTATATGATAACTATTGAAAATCTTAAAATAATCTACAATAAAAAAGCCATAAGCTATCCTAATATTCATATTAAAAGAAATGAGTTTGTAGGATTATTTGGTAAGAGCGGCTGTGGGAAAACATCGCTTTTAGAGGCTCTCTTTGGTTTAGACTTTCAAGGAGAACTAGTATATGATAAATGCACCATAAATGATGTGGATATTAAGGAGTTAGATAGCAGTAAGTATGATTATATAAGCTATTGTCCGCAGTTTTCACAAAATGCTTTTAACCCAAAGCTAAGTGTAATGGAGCATATACACCTAACACTTAAAGGTAATGGACTGCAATATAACACAGAAGAAATAGGTGTTCTTATGGAAAGACTAGCACTAGAGCCTATTCTTCTAAACTATTATCCATATATGCTATCTGGAGGACAAAAACAGCGGTTGATTTTACTTATTTCCATATTAAAAAGACCTAAATTATTGATTCTTGATGAACCTTCTTCAGCAATAGACCTAATCACATTAAGGAAGATAGTTGAGTTTTTAACTTCATATAAAGGCAAGCTTACCATAATAATGGTAGCTCATCAAAAAGTGCTTTTGGAAAAAGTAACGGATAGAATAATAGTCCTTGAGGAGTATGATAATGCTAAAGGTTAGAAATATTATGAAAACCTATGGAAAGTTTAGGGTTTTAGAGGATATAAGTTTTGATTTGGAACTGGGAGAAAGTTTAGTTTTAGCAGGAAGGTCTGGAAGTGGAAAAACTACTTTAGCCAAGATAATTATTGGACTTGAACAATGTGATTCAGGAGAGGTTTTTCATTTTGGTAAGAAGCTGAATAATAACTATCGCAAAAGAACATTTTCTGAACTGGCAAAGGTTCAATATATATTTCAAGACCCTTATAGTGCGCTAGAGCCTAGCTTTACCTTGGAACGAACCTTGATGGAAACAGTTAATATATGCAGGAGAAATAACTATAAACCAATGGATATAGATGCTGCTCTTTCCATGGTAGATAAGGGATTTTTAAATCAGAAAAAGCGCAAAATATCAACCTTTAGTGGAGGTCAGCAACAAAAAATATGTATAGCAAGGGCCTTACTTACATATCCAAAGTTGATAATTGCAGATGAAGCAACATCAATGCTTGACTTTGACAATAGAATAGAAATAAATTCTCTATTGAATAAAGTCAAAAAGGAATATGAGTTGTCTATAATAGCCATAGTTCATGATATAGAATTCCATAATGACAAGTGGGATAAGATAGCAGTAATAAACGAACACAAGCTAGTAGACTTTATGGAGTTTAAGGACTTTTTTCAGTATGCATCAAGTGATTACTCAAAGGAATTGATAAATAGTCATAAATATTTCTATGAGTAAGAATAGATAAGGTGTGTACTATTAAATAATTTGAGTAAAAGGGGTGCGGCTAATGGTTGGAGATATAACATATATTGCTAAGAAAAGTTCTCGTGACCTTGCATTAGTTGAGGGAGAGACAAGAAGTAGGGTTATTCTTAAGATGGCAGAGAATATTTTGGCTAATAAGGAACAGATTTTATTGGCTAATAAGCAAGACATTGAAATAGCTAAAAAGAATGGCTTAGACGAATCTCGACTATCAATACTTACACTAAATGAGAAAAGTATTGACGCTATGGAAGAAAGCTTAAAGAGAATGTCAAGACTAATAGATCCTGTTGGAGAGAGAATTAGCTATTTGGCAAAAAAAGATGGTCTAATTATTGAGAAAAAATATGTGCCATTAGGGGTAGTTTCTGTTGTTTATGAAGCCAGACCTGATGTAGTTACGGATTCTGTAGGTATTTGTATTCGAACAGGAAATTCAGTTATTCTAGCAGGAAGTCGTCATAGTACCAATACTGATAAATGTACTTCTGAAATACTGAGAGATACATTGAGTGAATTTGGAATATGTCCTGATAATATTCAATACTTATCTGATTGTTCTCATGAAAGTAAAATTGAACTAGCAAGACAAGATAGATTTGTAGATTTAATGGTTATTAGGGCAGGGGTAGAAGCCGTAGACAAATTAAGAGAATATGCAATTGTGCCTATTATTGTAGCAGGCGAAGGAAATTGTCATATCTATATTGATGAGGATGCTAGCTTTGATATGGCATGTGATATTGTAGTTAATAGCAAGGTTCCAAGACCAAAGGCGTGTAATGCGGCTGAAACTATTTTGATTCATAAAGACTGGGGGGTACAGCATTTTACAGAGCTTATAAATAAGTTGCTTGAAAATAATATTGAAATATTTGGTTGTGAAAAATCTACACAATTACATTCAAGTATAAAATCAGCTAATGAGTTCCATTTTCAACATGAATTCTTCGCTCCTGCCCTTGCAGTGAAAATAGTTGAGGATATAGATGAAGCAATTAACCACATAAATCAATATAGAACACCACATACAGAAACCATTATAAGCAATAATCTTGAAAAAGTATCTTACTTTAAGAATTATGTAGAGGCAAATGTCATATGTCACAACGCCTCAACAAGATTAACAGATGGAATTGAGTTTGGTTTAGGTGGAGAAATCGGCATAAGCACTCAGAAATTTCATGTAGGTGGACCTATAGGTATATATCATTTAATGCATCAAAAGTACTTTTTGTCTGGAAACGGCAACTTAAGGTATTAAAAAATATGTTATTTTTTCTATCTAATTTTGCCATATACATATTTAAGTATTTTTATTATAATTACTATCAGAAGTAAACTAAAAACTATATACAGTAGAAAAATACTACTAAATCATATTCGGATAAGGAGAAATGAAATCAAATGAACGAAGTAGTCCTTTATACTATTTTTGCATTTGCCGTATTAGGATGTATAGATAGAGTATTAGGCAGTAAATTTGGATTAGGAGAAAAGTTTGAAGAAGGTTTTAAGTCGATGGGTAGTTTAGCTATGAGCATAATAGGAATATACTCGCTAGCACCAGTGATTTCAAATCAATTGTCAAGGATAATTGCTCCAATGTTTACAGCTTTAGGTGTAGATCCTTCCATACTACCAGCATCTATTCTTGCATGTGATATGGGTGGCTATATATCAGCGGCTAGAATGGCTCAAACGGAAGAAATGGGGATATTTTCTGGTCTTATTTTGGCATCCATGCTAGGTGCTACAGTAGTGTTCACAATTCCTATTGCAGCAAGTGCTATTGATAAGAAGGATCATTATTTTTTTACCAAAGGAATATTATCAGGTCTGATAACCTTACCTATAGGTAGTATTGTTGGAGGAATACTTCTAGGAATCAATATATATAAACTTATGATTAATATGATACCTGTAATTGTATTATCAGCTATCTTAGCTGTAGGACTTATTAGATGTCCTAATAAATTAATAAAAGGATTTAACTATTTTAGTAAAGTAATAGTTGCTATTGGTGCAATTGGACTTATGGTAAGCATATTTGAGAGGATATCAGGTATTACTATTATACAAGGGATGGAGCCCTTTGATGAAGGACTAAAGATAGTTGGAAGCATTGCCATAGTCCTCTGTGGAGCTTATCCAATGATGAGCTTGTTTACGAAAGCATTTAAAAAGCCCTTATCTAAACTTGGAGAGAAGGTAGGTATAGGTGAAAATGCAGTTGCAGGAATTGTAGTATCTTTAGCTAATAATGTTCCCGCATTTGTAATGATGAAGGATATGGATGATAGAGGAAAGGTGCTATGCTCAGCATTTGCAGTAAGCGGAGCTTTTACATTTGGCGGACAGCTTGGATTTGTAGCTGGAGTTGATAAAACAGTCATAGTTCCTTTTATTGTTTCAAAGCTATTAGCAGGAATCTGTGCTATTGCATTAGCTGTATTGCTTACAAGAAACCTAGACGAACATAACAGAAACACTTATGTTGAAAAAAAGAGATCAGGCTTGAATTAATAATTCAAGCCTGATTAAATCTATATGATATTTATAGTATAAGTTTCTTTTTAAATCAATTATTTCTTTAGTTCTTTAAGCTTTTTAGTGACTTCAAAATATTCCTTTTCTAAATCAGATTTTTCGTCATCCTTGCAGTTCATAAGCCTAAAAGATATATGAGATAGCTGCATCTCTAGCCTAAGTATTTCTTCATTTATATCAATATTCTTCTTTGATTGAGATTGTTTCTTTTTATTAAGATAATAAGAGTAATTTCCCAAGTATTGGATAAGATCATTGTTAGAAAGCTCCCATATTTCTTCGGCTATTTTTTCTACAAAGTACCTATCATGAGATACAAACAGTATAGCTCCTTCATAATCAAGAAGTGCCTCCTCAATTATTTCTCTTGTAGGTATATCAAGAAAGTTAGTAGGCTCATCTAAGATTAATAGATTGTTTTCCTCAAGAATTAGCTTTAAGAAAGCTACCCTAACTCTTTCGCCATAGCTTAAGTTTTCGATTCTTTTATATACATCATCTCTTCTAAAAAGCATACAGCCTAGTAATGTTCTAACATAGCTTTCGTCACTGTTTATCTTTTTTAGCTCCTCTAGTATTGTAGAGTTTAGGTTTAGTTCTTCAAGCTCTTGAGAAAAGTAGCCTATTTTTACGGAAGGAGAGATGCTTATATCCCCATCCAATGAGATCGTTCCCATTAGTCCTTTAAGTAAAGTGCTTTTTCCAACTCCGTTTTTACCTATAAGTCCAATTCTGGCATTTCTGTATATGCTAAAGCTAATATTTTCAAAAAGTGTTTTATCATAGGTTTTAGATATATTTTGTACTCTAATCAGAATCTCACTAGTTTTATCACTACTACCCTCAAGCTTAATGCTTATATTCTTAGGAATTTTAGGCTTTTCTTTTTCTTCAATATTCTGAAGCCTTGATATGATTGCCTTTGACCTTTTGACTATTTTATTTGCCTTGCCTCTTTGAAAGTCATTTGCAGACATATCATTGTATCTATTTGCCC of the Proteiniborus sp. DW1 genome contains:
- a CDS encoding ATP-binding cassette domain-containing protein, which codes for MLKVRNIMKTYGKFRVLEDISFDLELGESLVLAGRSGSGKTTLAKIIIGLEQCDSGEVFHFGKKLNNNYRKRTFSELAKVQYIFQDPYSALEPSFTLERTLMETVNICRRNNYKPMDIDAALSMVDKGFLNQKKRKISTFSGGQQQKICIARALLTYPKLIIADEATSMLDFDNRIEINSLLNKVKKEYELSIIAIVHDIEFHNDKWDKIAVINEHKLVDFMEFKDFFQYASSDYSKELINSHKYFYE
- a CDS encoding ATP-binding cassette domain-containing protein, which encodes MITIENLKIIYNKKAISYPNIHIKRNEFVGLFGKSGCGKTSLLEALFGLDFQGELVYDKCTINDVDIKELDSSKYDYISYCPQFSQNAFNPKLSVMEHIHLTLKGNGLQYNTEEIGVLMERLALEPILLNYYPYMLSGGQKQRLILLISILKRPKLLILDEPSSAIDLITLRKIVEFLTSYKGKLTIIMVAHQKVLLEKVTDRIIVLEEYDNAKG
- the eutH gene encoding ethanolamine utilization protein EutH produces the protein MNEVVLYTIFAFAVLGCIDRVLGSKFGLGEKFEEGFKSMGSLAMSIIGIYSLAPVISNQLSRIIAPMFTALGVDPSILPASILACDMGGYISAARMAQTEEMGIFSGLILASMLGATVVFTIPIAASAIDKKDHYFFTKGILSGLITLPIGSIVGGILLGINIYKLMINMIPVIVLSAILAVGLIRCPNKLIKGFNYFSKVIVAIGAIGLMVSIFERISGITIIQGMEPFDEGLKIVGSIAIVLCGAYPMMSLFTKAFKKPLSKLGEKVGIGENAVAGIVVSLANNVPAFVMMKDMDDRGKVLCSAFAVSGAFTFGGQLGFVAGVDKTVIVPFIVSKLLAGICAIALAVLLTRNLDEHNRNTYVEKKRSGLN
- a CDS encoding ABC transporter permease — protein: MLNSFKKLSKTKKASAIILITFLLIAVFSNLLMPYSQEDISHPRLLKPSTSHLLGTDEIGHDIFSLLIYGFRITILTTIVSGFFTTLIGTSLAYISAYYGGIIKTAISEIANLFVIVPEIVMIMFFSSLARPKLIYTIMAIVFFSWPKVYKIALFKIMNYMEKSKVKYTLLIKGNWFDVLKKLLPDILPVMSTFFVLQCNKAVMYEASLSFFGIGDPLKKTWGKLIRAALDYDELYYDSTFLWYLIPPVLCLILFVISLTLLSSENKEL
- a CDS encoding glutamate-5-semialdehyde dehydrogenase; this translates as MVGDITYIAKKSSRDLALVEGETRSRVILKMAENILANKEQILLANKQDIEIAKKNGLDESRLSILTLNEKSIDAMEESLKRMSRLIDPVGERISYLAKKDGLIIEKKYVPLGVVSVVYEARPDVVTDSVGICIRTGNSVILAGSRHSTNTDKCTSEILRDTLSEFGICPDNIQYLSDCSHESKIELARQDRFVDLMVIRAGVEAVDKLREYAIVPIIVAGEGNCHIYIDEDASFDMACDIVVNSKVPRPKACNAAETILIHKDWGVQHFTELINKLLENNIEIFGCEKSTQLHSSIKSANEFHFQHEFFAPALAVKIVEDIDEAINHINQYRTPHTETIISNNLEKVSYFKNYVEANVICHNASTRLTDGIEFGLGGEIGISTQKFHVGGPIGIYHLMHQKYFLSGNGNLRY
- the abc-f gene encoding ribosomal protection-like ABC-F family protein translates to MLLDVNSVSKFIEDKEILKNINFKLYRKDKIGIVGRNGIGKTTLLRVITSELETDSGSIKFYGRYGYLPQNLFINNNLFVYELMEETKKYGEFLELLNRFGLSDAEKQKVETLSGGEKTKLYLIRLLLQNPDILILDEPTNHLDYETIEWLENFINEFSGAVLIVTHDRYFLDKTVSKIFELEDKTIREYSGGYTFYATQKKIELDRARLEYEEYIKKKRQLEIAARKHMERANRYNDMSANDFQRGKANKIVKRSKAIISRLQNIEEKEKPKIPKNISIKLEGSSDKTSEILIRVQNISKTYDKTLFENISFSIYRNARIGLIGKNGVGKSTLLKGLMGTISLDGDISISPSVKIGYFSQELEELNLNSTILEELKKINSDESYVRTLLGCMLFRRDDVYKRIENLSYGERVRVAFLKLILEENNLLILDEPTNFLDIPTREIIEEALLDYEGAILFVSHDRYFVEKIAEEIWELSNNDLIQYLGNYSYYLNKKKQSQSKKNIDINEEILRLEMQLSHISFRLMNCKDDEKSDLEKEYFEVTKKLKELKK